From Juglans regia cultivar Chandler chromosome 8, Walnut 2.0, whole genome shotgun sequence, the proteins below share one genomic window:
- the LOC109021898 gene encoding putative UDP-rhamnose:rhamnosyltransferase 1 has product MAEPKKQLHIAMFPWLAFGHLLPFLELAKLIAQRKGHRISFISTPRNIERLPNIPPNVAPLITLVKLPLPHVDNMPENAESTMDVPEQYVMPYLMKAHDGLQEPLSRFLETSSPDWIIHDFSPYWLPPIAARLGISQAFFFVSNASSLCFAGPPPKLPLSTSSETTNEPDPNTRTELEHFLVPPKWVPFPTKIAYRRYEVKKMFDTNAGKNDSGTTTDPSFRFITTYSATDVLAVRTCMEVEAEWLNLLGELLHIPVAPVGLLPPSPQEDNDNKDSTWHTISNWLDKKEKGSVVYVALGSEVRPSQENFNELALGLEQSRLPFFWAIRNLSADGNGDSILLPAGFEERTKGRGIVWTGWAPQSKILGHESVGGIVTHCGWGSVTEALRLGCALIMLPFIVEQGLIARFLEERQVGVEIPRNEEDGSFTRDSVAQTLRLAMKDAKGQIFRDKAKEMTTIIGNMELQHRYVDRFVELLENHRKKITKESDN; this is encoded by the coding sequence ATGGCCGAGCCCAAGAAGCAGCTTCACATAGCCATGTTCCCATGGTTAGCCTTTGGTCACCTACTCCCATTTTTGGAGCTCGCCAAGCTTATAGCCCAGCGAAAGGGTCATCGTATTTCGTTCATATCAACACCTAGAAATATTGAACGCCTCCCCAATATCCCTCCAAATGTTGCACCTTTGATAACCCTGGTGAAGCTTCCCTTACCCCATGTTGATAACATGCCTGAAAATGCAGAGTCGACCATGGACGTACCGGAGCAGTACGTAATGCCATATCTTATGAAGGCTCACGATGGTCTCCAAGAACCTTTGTCTAGGTTCTTGGAAACTTCGAGCCCTGATTGGATCATTCATGACTTTTCCCCTTACTGGTTACCACCAATTGCAGCTAGACTTGGCATCTCGCAGGCTTTCTTCTTTGTTTCCAACGCATCATCCTTGTGTTTCGCTGGCCCCCCACCAAAGTTGCCGTTGTCAACGTCGTCGGAAACAACAAACGAGCCCGACCCCAACACACGAACAGAACTTGAGCATTTCCTTGTCCCTCCCAAATGGGTCCCCTTTCCAACCAAAATAGCATATCGACGCTACGaggtaaaaaaaatgtttgatacTAACGCTGGAAAGAATGACTCTGGTACTACTACAGACCCTTCCTTTCGTTTCATAACAACGTACTCGGCCACCGATGTACTGGCTGTCAGAACATGCATGGAAGTCGAAGCTGAGTGGTTGAATCTCTTGGGAGAGCTTCTCCATATACCTGTGGCTCCTGTGGGCTTATTGCCACCCTCACCACAAGAAGACAATGACAACAAAGATAGCACTTGGCATACAATTTCTAATTGGCTGgacaagaaagagaaagggtCAGTGGTATATGTAGCACTCGGAAGTGAGGTCCGACCGAGTCAAGAAAACTTCAATGAGTTGGCTCTGGGGCTAGAGCAATCGAGGCTGCCATTCTTTTGGGCTATAAGAAACCTGTCAGCTGATGGGAATGGGGATTCGATTTTGCTACCGGCAGGGTTCGAGGAGCGAACCAAAGGTCGTGGGATTGTTTGGACGGGCTGGGCACCTCAGTCCAAGATATTGGGCCACGAGTCAGTTGGAGGCATCGTGACTCACTGTGGTTGGGGTTCAGTAACAGAGGCATTGCGGCTTGGATGTGCACTTATCATGTTGCCTTTCATTGTGGAACAAGGATTAATTGCTAGATTCTTGGAAGAGAGACAAGTAGGAGTTGAAATTCCCAGGAATGAAGAAGATGGGTCATTTACCAGGGACTCAGTGGCACAAACTTTGAGGTTGGCAATGAAGGATGCAAAGGGCCAGATATTCAGGGACAAAGCCAAGGAAATGACCACCATAATTGGGAATATGGAACTCCAGCACCGATACGTGGACAGATTTGTTGAATTGCTTGAGAACCACAGGAAGAAGATTACCAAGGAAAGTGATAATTAA